A genomic region of Gemmata massiliana contains the following coding sequences:
- a CDS encoding endonuclease MutS2 — protein MILIEAIQADSALMDAHTLDLLGFDKVRALLAGYAASSLGRDLARQIEPSTDATAIRKEIALTSEMVEALGLNQAPPFSGLHDVRLIARRAKIGTMLTAEQLIEVAEALNCTGAMYRYRMRLAEHLSGIIDHLSGIEDLGTVGKSIGGCIDGRGHVLDMASRDLAAVRQKLFDLDEKVKAEIRRLLRDPELRKILSYPNATVHGDHYVLPVSVNHRHKVNGVVHRMSGTGETVFIEPASISNLSAERVQLKADEDREVKRVLRRLSSEVGRVANPLVYALDVIAKLDLITAKARYSRDFNMYPPDVNTEGRLWLRQARHPLLESLFRNDPTPSAEPGSRSAEQKANEAQRATDPPDASAPRSATRGPRSVVPIDIRLGIGFNLLVITGPNTGGKTVTLKTTGLLCLMAQCGMHVPAGEGSLVPVFRHILADIGDEQSLEQSLSTFSSHVSRIASIFRTADDQSLILLDELGAGTDPTEGAALGRAILDQLDAVRCRAIVTTHLGDLKTYAFNNDRAENGAVEFDIETMRPTYRLHIGQFGMSNALKIARRLKLPKELLRKAHKYLKRRKGKTGELARLQELRLEAEQAKVDALAAKHEADRAKESFERERRALDKEAADRAALNELRATLKAGTVVTVQRFGSTGKVVKVDAKKQTVTVSVGIGQWEVPFEEIFPVT, from the coding sequence ATGATACTTATTGAAGCTATACAGGCTGATTCGGCCCTCATGGACGCTCACACGCTCGATCTGCTCGGATTCGACAAGGTCCGTGCTTTGCTTGCCGGTTACGCGGCTTCGTCACTCGGGCGCGACCTCGCCCGGCAGATCGAACCCTCGACCGACGCGACCGCGATTCGCAAGGAAATCGCCCTCACCTCCGAAATGGTCGAGGCGCTGGGGCTGAACCAGGCGCCGCCGTTTAGCGGCCTCCACGACGTGCGGCTAATTGCCCGGCGCGCCAAGATCGGCACCATGCTCACGGCCGAACAGCTCATCGAAGTGGCCGAAGCCCTCAACTGTACCGGCGCGATGTACCGCTACCGGATGCGCCTCGCGGAACACCTCTCGGGCATTATTGACCACCTCTCGGGGATCGAAGACCTCGGCACGGTCGGAAAGTCGATTGGCGGGTGCATCGACGGGCGCGGGCACGTTCTCGATATGGCGAGTCGCGACCTCGCGGCGGTCCGCCAAAAGCTCTTTGACCTCGACGAGAAGGTGAAGGCCGAAATCCGGCGCCTCCTGCGTGACCCGGAACTCCGGAAGATTCTGAGCTACCCGAACGCGACCGTCCACGGCGATCACTACGTCCTACCCGTCTCTGTGAACCACCGGCACAAGGTCAACGGCGTCGTTCACCGCATGAGCGGTACCGGCGAAACGGTGTTCATTGAGCCCGCGAGCATCTCGAACCTCAGTGCCGAGCGCGTGCAACTAAAGGCCGACGAGGACCGCGAAGTGAAGCGCGTGCTCCGGCGCCTCAGTAGCGAAGTCGGTCGAGTCGCGAACCCGCTGGTGTACGCTCTGGATGTGATCGCGAAGCTCGATCTCATCACCGCGAAAGCCCGGTACTCGCGCGACTTCAACATGTATCCGCCGGACGTGAATACCGAGGGCCGGCTCTGGCTCCGACAAGCGCGCCACCCGCTCCTCGAATCGCTGTTCCGCAACGACCCCACTCCGAGCGCGGAACCCGGATCGCGGAGCGCGGAACAGAAGGCGAACGAGGCACAGAGAGCGACTGATCCGCCTGACGCTTCCGCTCCGCGTTCTGCGACTCGTGGTCCCCGCTCGGTGGTTCCGATCGATATCCGGCTCGGGATCGGGTTCAACCTGTTGGTGATTACGGGGCCGAATACGGGCGGGAAAACGGTCACGCTGAAGACGACGGGGTTATTGTGCTTAATGGCCCAGTGCGGGATGCACGTACCCGCGGGCGAGGGTAGTCTGGTTCCGGTGTTCAGGCACATCCTGGCCGATATCGGCGACGAGCAGAGTCTCGAACAGTCACTCAGCACCTTTAGCTCGCACGTCTCGCGCATCGCGTCGATCTTCCGCACCGCGGACGACCAAAGCCTGATCCTGCTCGACGAACTCGGGGCCGGCACCGATCCCACCGAAGGGGCGGCGCTCGGGCGCGCGATCCTCGACCAACTCGACGCGGTCCGGTGCCGCGCGATCGTGACGACGCACCTCGGCGACCTGAAGACCTACGCCTTCAACAACGACCGGGCCGAGAACGGTGCGGTGGAGTTCGACATCGAGACGATGCGCCCCACCTATCGACTGCACATCGGCCAGTTCGGGATGAGTAACGCGCTCAAGATCGCCCGGCGCCTGAAACTGCCGAAGGAACTGCTCCGCAAGGCCCACAAGTACCTGAAGCGGCGCAAGGGCAAGACCGGCGAACTCGCCCGCCTCCAGGAACTGCGCCTCGAAGCGGAGCAGGCGAAGGTGGACGCGCTCGCCGCCAAGCACGAAGCGGATCGCGCGAAGGAATCGTTCGAGCGCGAGCGCCGCGCGCTCGATAAGGAAGCCGCGGACCGGGCCGCGCTCAACGAGTTACGCGCGACGCTCAAGGCCGGCACGGTGGTGACGGTGCAGCGGTTCGGTTCGACAGGCAAGGTCGTGAAGGTGGACGCGAAGAAACAAACCGTGACCGTCAGCGTCGGCATCGGGCAGTGGGAAGTCCCTTTTGAAGAGATATTCCCGGTGACGTGA